Proteins encoded in a region of the Candidatus Obscuribacter sp. genome:
- a CDS encoding SDR family oxidoreductase — translation MTDLVIGASGQVGGAIVDYLKSEECEVVGTYTSHNPPHFPLTHLDISDKEQVNELIGRLKPKTIYLPSSYTNVDGCERDPELSYRVNVQGAINVFEAALKSRSKVVYFSSDYVFDGVGGPYKETDKTNPVSVYGQHKLAAENACLAQAANLVIRTTVVYGVEWQGKNFVIRLLKSLLNNETVKVPDDQVGNPTLSSELANVSVLLAQRDRDGIYNVAGTGRVSRYEFAREAAYVFGLDESLIEPVKTESLAQAAKRPLNAGLVMDKVLDIHQGRISDYKAGLKTLQRKLAP, via the coding sequence ATGACAGATCTGGTGATTGGTGCCTCCGGCCAAGTCGGAGGAGCGATTGTTGATTATCTTAAGAGTGAAGAGTGCGAAGTTGTCGGTACTTATACTTCTCACAATCCACCCCACTTTCCGCTGACTCATCTTGATATAAGTGATAAAGAGCAAGTTAATGAGCTGATTGGCCGGCTCAAACCAAAAACCATTTATTTGCCCAGCTCTTATACCAATGTGGACGGTTGCGAGCGTGACCCGGAGCTTTCGTACCGGGTCAATGTCCAGGGCGCTATCAATGTCTTTGAAGCTGCCCTCAAGAGCCGCAGTAAGGTGGTTTATTTTTCTTCTGATTATGTTTTTGATGGTGTAGGTGGTCCCTACAAGGAGACCGATAAAACAAATCCGGTCAGTGTTTACGGTCAACATAAACTGGCAGCCGAAAATGCCTGTCTGGCTCAGGCTGCCAATCTGGTGATTCGCACCACAGTTGTCTATGGTGTGGAGTGGCAGGGCAAAAACTTTGTTATCCGTTTACTCAAGAGTCTGCTTAATAATGAGACAGTCAAAGTACCTGACGATCAAGTAGGCAATCCCACTTTATCGAGTGAGTTAGCAAATGTCAGTGTGCTCTTAGCTCAGAGAGACCGTGATGGTATTTATAATGTGGCTGGCACAGGACGGGTCTCGCGTTATGAGTTTGCCCGCGAAGCTGCCTATGTCTTTGGTCTGGATGAGAGTCTGATTGAGCCTGTAAAAACAGAAAGCCTGGCACAGGCAGCAAAAAGGCCGCTCAATGCCGGGCTTGTAATGGACAAAGTGCTCGATATTCACCAGGGTCGTATATCCGACTATAAAGCCGGGCTCAAGACCTTGCAGCGCAAACTGGCGCCTTAA
- a CDS encoding trypsin-like peptidase domain-containing protein: protein MTNHQVNADDYAGSLAHVVKVEGGSQDVVLGQAWLVGFGRLITCGHVVDAFVQTPHLLYIDFPQSGSRYPVNQIRLHPSFVRQPDQLVKFDAAILAVELDQPETAAKPLPIVYEKTLPVQLALTAVRFPTHLGQFSSAVNPLAQMGRLLGPLRKHDNFHLLHDLALSPGDSGTAIFGPEGSVVALHCGDTATLPGLNLPTTSIRLALWVDALRDLGVDGQTQPPPPVKAGAMGVLLSKFALAFALAFALVSAILIAPSLSSLQIDAPKVKPVLVHFNHPRNGYRLNEPVEISLKANSDCSLYLFLEDSGSPSIYRLFPQDDNGALAALKAGESVAIKTLGTLPIKVNDQPSKFHLFAVTAGLPPQKVEAAFDVNPETNETNLKDNRYLMTQLVDLKKRLPGEVIYGQMDGPIADMRLPPFEKK from the coding sequence GTGACAAACCACCAAGTCAACGCCGACGATTATGCTGGCTCACTGGCACACGTTGTAAAAGTCGAAGGCGGCAGTCAAGACGTAGTGCTGGGTCAGGCCTGGCTAGTTGGCTTTGGCCGGCTGATTACCTGCGGGCATGTGGTGGACGCCTTTGTACAGACACCTCATCTGCTTTATATAGACTTCCCTCAGTCTGGTAGCCGCTACCCGGTCAATCAAATCAGACTGCATCCCAGCTTTGTCAGACAACCAGACCAGCTAGTTAAATTCGACGCGGCAATTCTGGCTGTGGAGCTTGATCAACCAGAAACAGCAGCCAAGCCATTACCGATTGTCTACGAAAAAACTCTGCCGGTGCAACTTGCCCTCACCGCTGTGCGCTTCCCCACACACCTGGGACAGTTCAGTTCAGCAGTCAACCCACTGGCACAGATGGGTCGTTTGCTTGGACCTCTGCGCAAGCACGATAATTTTCACCTGCTCCATGACCTGGCGCTATCGCCGGGGGATTCGGGTACAGCCATATTTGGTCCGGAGGGCTCGGTGGTGGCGCTGCACTGCGGCGATACAGCAACTTTGCCCGGTCTCAATCTACCAACCACCTCTATCCGCCTGGCCCTCTGGGTGGACGCTCTGCGTGATTTGGGAGTGGATGGTCAAACTCAACCGCCGCCGCCTGTTAAAGCTGGCGCCATGGGTGTTTTGCTGAGCAAGTTTGCCCTGGCCTTTGCCCTGGCTTTTGCTCTTGTGTCAGCTATATTGATTGCGCCATCGCTATCGAGTTTGCAAATCGACGCACCAAAGGTCAAACCAGTGCTGGTGCATTTTAACCATCCGCGCAATGGCTATCGCCTCAACGAGCCAGTAGAAATAAGCTTAAAAGCCAACTCTGATTGCAGCCTCTATCTGTTTCTCGAAGACAGCGGCTCACCTTCTATTTACAGACTTTTTCCTCAGGATGATAATGGAGCGCTTGCCGCCCTCAAAGCCGGCGAGAGTGTGGCCATTAAGACACTGGGCACACTGCCAATCAAAGTCAACGATCAGCCAAGCAAATTTCATCTATTTGCTGTCACAGCCGGACTGCCACCCCAAAAGGTAGAGGCTGCTTTTGATGTTAATCCAGAAACTAACGAAACCAACCTCAAAGACAACCGCTATCTCATGACCCAGCTGGTCGATCTCAAAAAACGACTGCCGGGCGAAGTAATCTATGGACAGATGGATGGACCCATAGCGGACATGCGTTTGCCCCCTTTTGAAAAAAAATAA
- a CDS encoding superoxide dismutase: protein MAFKDKETVGNFEAHKQGLITRREALMLGAVAATSIATVGAAKAAEQKVVSAEPYSAKDFGALVTKNMPGLSSSQIEQHLKLYKGYVGKSNEIYNKLKDVDITSANATYSPLRELLLEQSFAVNGVVYHELYFGNLGGSGGEPTGDLKAALDERFGSGAKFMDFLKASGKSMRGWVIVGYNMRGNHIDFFGLDTHNMFSPTATVPLLVLDVYEHAYMIDYGIDRAKYLDAFVKNLDWSVVAKRFGVAQKKAYEG, encoded by the coding sequence ATGGCATTTAAGGATAAAGAAACTGTGGGCAACTTTGAGGCCCATAAGCAAGGACTGATTACCAGAAGAGAAGCATTGATGCTGGGCGCTGTAGCCGCCACTAGTATTGCTACCGTTGGCGCTGCCAAAGCAGCCGAACAAAAAGTTGTAAGTGCCGAGCCATATAGCGCCAAAGACTTTGGTGCACTGGTTACCAAAAATATGCCAGGTCTCTCATCCAGCCAGATTGAGCAGCACCTCAAGCTATATAAGGGTTATGTCGGCAAGTCCAATGAGATTTACAACAAACTTAAAGACGTGGACATTACTTCCGCCAATGCCACATATTCACCTTTACGTGAGCTTTTGTTAGAGCAGAGCTTTGCTGTAAATGGCGTGGTCTATCACGAGCTTTATTTTGGTAATCTCGGTGGTAGTGGTGGCGAGCCTACTGGCGATCTCAAAGCCGCTCTTGATGAGCGTTTTGGTTCTGGCGCCAAGTTTATGGACTTCCTCAAGGCCAGTGGCAAAAGTATGCGCGGCTGGGTCATTGTTGGCTATAACATGCGCGGTAACCATATCGACTTCTTTGGTCTGGATACTCACAATATGTTCAGTCCCACAGCCACAGTGCCTCTCCTTGTGCTCGATGTCTATGAGCATGCTTATATGATCGATTACGGCATTGACAGAGCCAAGTATCTTGACGCTTTTGTCAAAAACCTGGACTGGTCTGTTGTCGCCAAGCGCTTTGGCGTAGCACAAAAGAAAGCATACGAAGGTTAG
- a CDS encoding zinc ribbon domain-containing protein — translation MNTQTSANHVQCPTCGKTVPRTSKFCGYDGTDLTLALSAGNVRKICTLCGRFFPGYANFCAFDRSSLEVPQRAGLDWTASGYTAAVLY, via the coding sequence GTGAATACGCAGACCTCAGCTAATCATGTGCAATGTCCCACTTGCGGCAAAACAGTGCCTCGTACCAGTAAGTTTTGCGGCTATGATGGCACCGATCTGACACTGGCTCTCAGTGCTGGTAACGTGCGCAAGATTTGCACTTTGTGCGGTCGGTTTTTTCCTGGTTATGCTAACTTTTGCGCCTTTGATCGTAGCTCCTTAGAGGTCCCTCAAAGGGCAGGGCTCGACTGGACCGCAAGTGGCTACACCGCAGCAGTCCTATACTAA
- a CDS encoding tetratricopeptide repeat protein — MALWSDLTIGLRRDSKISCSSKNKSETAVFKRSVVRCLPLRVALGLSLAASLTLGSALPQPVFAEDFDSLRKAVELSKKSGKKEEQALNLYALGQALAEARRLDEALPYLQEALAKDRELNRLKEVFDDLVAIGLVQTHKKDYAAAEATYQEALNFAKSTKQDKLASRAYSDLGANAIYSKQYDKAREYYQSAQSLAHGQNDFVAEAQARLSIAMLFKREGKLNEAIAEAEASAALLKNISQEPMVAEVATRLAELKEYSGDTSGAIAGYQQAAKIFKEAGSAHREGNALLSLANNYLGQGQPKLALSALNQAHTAFDEEGDQMMLARVMVREGCALADMRNFAEAERMHKDAANLAKTLKDNDVLALALYEQGYDNFMEGAVDKALNHFMALSDFIKSGANLSDQDIEAEALIGVAQCYSAMGQQAAAIKYYEMAVEKYKKVENKLGEISTANSIASTYLNFGNTKAYLDKYQQLKTMLDAVDPAQKATRDFKSLAGAVAFNKAQHELISNKYQDAIGEYKVCINYFEQSGNTKKLPGAYSGIGFALLDEAILAAAKEPAKKDELLKQSISYFEKALPIAKESGLLEQQWDCAIGLGSCYRIMGDKDKAESNLRKAISLFEKKKNLHS; from the coding sequence ATGGCGCTCTGGTCTGACCTGACCATTGGTTTAAGACGTGATAGCAAAATTAGTTGCAGTAGCAAAAACAAAAGTGAGACAGCTGTCTTTAAACGGTCAGTAGTCCGCTGTTTGCCGCTTAGAGTGGCATTAGGTCTCAGTCTGGCAGCAAGCCTTACTCTGGGCAGTGCACTGCCTCAACCTGTATTTGCAGAGGACTTTGATAGTCTGCGTAAAGCTGTCGAGCTCAGCAAAAAATCCGGCAAAAAAGAAGAGCAAGCTCTTAACCTCTATGCCCTTGGTCAGGCTCTGGCTGAGGCCAGGCGCCTGGACGAAGCACTCCCCTATCTGCAAGAGGCTCTGGCTAAAGATAGAGAGCTTAACCGGCTCAAAGAAGTGTTTGATGACCTGGTAGCAATTGGTCTGGTGCAAACGCACAAAAAAGATTATGCCGCTGCCGAGGCTACTTATCAGGAAGCTCTTAATTTTGCTAAGTCAACCAAACAGGACAAACTGGCCAGTCGGGCCTATAGCGATCTGGGCGCTAATGCCATTTATAGCAAGCAATACGACAAAGCACGTGAGTATTATCAGAGTGCTCAGTCACTCGCTCACGGTCAAAACGATTTTGTTGCCGAGGCTCAAGCTAGACTCTCAATCGCCATGCTCTTTAAAAGAGAAGGCAAATTAAATGAAGCCATCGCCGAAGCTGAGGCATCTGCTGCTTTGCTTAAAAATATATCGCAAGAGCCTATGGTGGCAGAAGTGGCAACTCGTCTAGCTGAACTCAAAGAATACAGTGGCGATACCAGTGGTGCTATCGCTGGCTATCAGCAGGCTGCAAAAATTTTTAAGGAAGCCGGATCTGCGCACCGAGAAGGTAATGCGCTTTTATCTCTGGCTAATAACTATCTCGGTCAGGGTCAGCCTAAACTGGCTCTATCGGCCTTAAATCAGGCACACACAGCCTTTGATGAAGAAGGCGATCAAATGATGCTGGCTCGCGTCATGGTGCGTGAAGGCTGTGCTCTCGCTGATATGCGCAACTTTGCCGAAGCTGAACGGATGCACAAAGATGCTGCCAATTTAGCTAAGACACTTAAAGATAATGATGTGCTGGCTCTGGCTCTTTATGAGCAAGGCTACGACAATTTTATGGAGGGTGCGGTAGATAAGGCTCTGAACCACTTTATGGCGCTCTCTGATTTTATTAAGTCTGGTGCCAATCTCTCAGATCAAGATATAGAAGCCGAGGCTCTGATTGGCGTGGCACAGTGTTACAGCGCAATGGGTCAACAGGCCGCTGCTATCAAATACTATGAAATGGCAGTTGAGAAATACAAAAAAGTCGAAAATAAGCTGGGAGAGATTAGTACCGCCAATAGTATTGCTTCTACTTATCTAAACTTTGGCAACACTAAAGCCTATCTAGATAAGTATCAACAGTTAAAGACTATGCTTGATGCCGTAGATCCGGCTCAAAAGGCTACCAGAGATTTTAAGTCTCTGGCTGGTGCAGTAGCTTTTAACAAAGCACAGCACGAGCTAATCAGCAATAAATACCAAGATGCTATTGGCGAGTACAAAGTTTGTATCAACTATTTTGAACAAAGTGGCAACACAAAAAAATTGCCTGGTGCATATAGCGGTATTGGTTTTGCCTTGCTAGATGAGGCTATATTAGCTGCGGCAAAAGAGCCAGCCAAAAAGGACGAGTTGCTCAAACAGTCCATTAGTTATTTCGAAAAGGCCTTGCCTATAGCAAAAGAATCAGGACTGCTTGAACAGCAATGGGATTGTGCCATTGGTCTTGGTTCTTGTTATCGCATCATGGGTGATAAAGATAAAGCCGAGAGCAACCTGCGTAAAGCCATTAGCCTATTTGAAAAGAAAAAAAATCTCCATTCCTGA
- a CDS encoding serine/threonine protein kinase — MATPQQSYTNLTPQQSHTNLTPASASPTMDVGPGDTVATTPVASDDEDDDGDEPYSALLGKTIDGKYLIQSVLGEGGMALVYKANHIQMERTVVIKVMQGWLLSNKNSVERFERECKLTAKLNHPNIVSVYDVGSIGGKEPYLVMEYIKGEALADKIHNSGALPYATTANIIIQMCRGLQEAHSMGIIHRDLKPDNVLLQHKSDRPDWVKIVDFGISNLVQGSKRLTKTGRMVGTPEYIAPEQLKDRPIDIRTDLYGMGIMMFEMLTGKVPFEGESAESILMKHLLEDPPLISAVKPELEPGNPFEAIIAKLLRKEPDERYQTATELRLDVEQALNNILLKRN; from the coding sequence GTGGCTACACCGCAGCAGTCCTATACTAATTTGACACCGCAACAGTCTCACACCAACTTAACTCCTGCCAGTGCTAGTCCCACTATGGATGTCGGTCCTGGCGATACAGTGGCTACTACTCCGGTGGCTTCTGACGATGAAGACGACGACGGCGACGAGCCCTACTCAGCCTTGCTGGGTAAGACAATTGACGGCAAGTATCTAATCCAGTCTGTGCTTGGCGAAGGCGGTATGGCGCTTGTTTATAAAGCTAACCATATCCAGATGGAACGCACTGTCGTTATTAAAGTCATGCAAGGCTGGCTTTTGTCCAACAAAAACTCAGTAGAGCGCTTTGAGCGTGAGTGCAAACTGACTGCCAAACTCAACCACCCTAACATCGTCTCGGTCTACGACGTTGGCTCTATTGGTGGCAAAGAGCCTTACTTGGTCATGGAATACATCAAAGGCGAAGCGCTAGCAGACAAAATCCATAATAGTGGTGCTCTACCTTATGCCACCACTGCCAATATCATCATTCAGATGTGCCGTGGTCTACAAGAAGCGCACAGCATGGGGATTATTCACCGAGATCTCAAGCCCGATAACGTCCTTTTGCAGCATAAGTCTGACAGACCAGACTGGGTCAAAATCGTTGACTTTGGTATCTCTAACCTGGTGCAAGGTAGCAAGCGTCTCACCAAAACCGGTCGTATGGTTGGTACTCCTGAGTACATCGCTCCTGAGCAGCTCAAGGATCGTCCCATCGATATCCGCACTGACCTCTATGGCATGGGCATCATGATGTTTGAAATGCTCACAGGCAAAGTACCATTTGAAGGTGAAAGCGCTGAATCTATCTTGATGAAGCACTTGCTTGAAGATCCACCGCTTATCTCTGCAGTCAAACCAGAGCTTGAGCCCGGCAACCCATTTGAGGCCATTATCGCCAAACTGTTGCGCAAAGAACCAGACGAGCGCTATCAAACGGCAACTGAGTTAAGATTGGATGTAGAGCAAGCCTTAAACAATATCTTGCTCAAGCGCAATTAG
- a CDS encoding DUF4384 domain-containing protein — MKLQTSATLFVALSLVSLACSFNLPVLAQDKVDGPSVEDLKKSKERGLFIEQPSYVRKAVDKSTKVEASLAPAKLPAKTAEPKTATAPSKPAQVKASTAQAKPHVATAKSTSKVASHKGSPAKPKPVHHTVNIIESQVAKNEPPSSIQTVAFDADAIIDAWLNKTGKTPRYKDGEKMEINVKAHRDCNVTIYDYDGKGKLTQIFPNNYQQSSLVRSGQTVSIGGAESEFEYQLSVTPGQKKVSESIFVFAYPVAEAPLSIAMNTTTDSPFRSADMTPEAYRKLVNESKVFFARDVKILPKNKSTVKTVAADTGAAPNKIELSLTIEK, encoded by the coding sequence ATGAAACTTCAAACGAGCGCCACATTATTTGTTGCTTTATCCCTGGTATCTCTGGCTTGTAGCTTTAACTTACCAGTCCTGGCTCAAGATAAGGTCGACGGTCCCAGTGTCGAAGACCTCAAAAAATCCAAAGAGCGCGGACTCTTTATCGAACAACCATCTTATGTGCGCAAGGCTGTGGACAAATCCACAAAAGTTGAAGCCTCGTTAGCGCCAGCCAAGCTGCCTGCCAAAACTGCCGAACCTAAAACGGCCACGGCACCAAGCAAGCCAGCCCAGGTCAAAGCCTCCACCGCTCAGGCCAAGCCCCATGTGGCAACAGCCAAAAGCACAAGCAAGGTAGCCAGTCACAAAGGCAGTCCTGCCAAACCAAAACCTGTACACCACACAGTCAATATTATTGAGTCTCAGGTGGCTAAAAACGAGCCTCCCTCAAGCATACAGACTGTCGCTTTTGATGCCGATGCCATTATCGATGCCTGGCTCAACAAAACAGGCAAGACACCTCGCTATAAAGACGGCGAAAAAATGGAAATCAACGTCAAAGCTCACCGTGACTGCAATGTCACAATCTATGACTATGACGGCAAAGGCAAGTTAACTCAAATCTTCCCCAACAACTATCAACAGAGTTCGCTTGTTAGAAGCGGTCAGACAGTCTCTATTGGTGGAGCCGAGAGCGAATTTGAATATCAGCTATCGGTCACACCCGGACAGAAAAAAGTAAGCGAAAGCATCTTTGTTTTTGCCTACCCGGTAGCTGAAGCACCGCTCTCTATTGCTATGAATACAACCACTGACAGTCCATTTCGCTCCGCCGATATGACGCCAGAGGCTTACCGCAAACTGGTCAACGAGTCCAAAGTGTTTTTTGCCAGAGACGTAAAAATCCTGCCTAAAAATAAGAGCACAGTTAAAACTGTAGCTGCTGATACCGGGGCAGCGCCAAACAAAATCGAATTGTCTTTGACTATTGAAAAATAA
- a CDS encoding NAD-dependent malic enzyme, with protein sequence MSIQSAQTSASDKTEKNLKPSASHSLTLRLKITNLPGMLGKVTSLIGEIGGDIGAIDIHGFENDAIIRDITVKVRDASHGEKLVQDLKNIKGIEIVNVSDRTFLMHLGGKITVTNKVPLKTRDDLSMAYTPGVARVCMAIHNEPENVYKLTIKRNTVAVVSDGTAVLGLGNIGPEAALPVMEGKAMLFKEFGKIDAFPICLATQDTEEIIKACKYIAPVFGGINLEDISAPRCFEIEERLKKELDIPVFHDDQHGTAVVVLAALINATKIVKKEMANLKVIVSGVGAAGVACSKILINAGVKNIIGFDRTGAIYKGRDNMNFMKDWFAEHTNPTGFKGSIEDALEGADLYMGLSGPGTIQAISLKKMAKDAIVFAMANPVPEVMPEEAAPYVRIMATGRSDYPNQINNVLCFPGIFRGALDCHARDINEEMKLAAAYAIASCVADSELNEDYIIPGVFNPTVAQKVAEAVTEAAMKTGVARRYKSDEYNQ encoded by the coding sequence ATGTCTATTCAATCAGCCCAGACATCGGCCTCGGATAAAACCGAAAAAAACCTCAAACCAAGCGCCAGTCACAGTTTAACTCTGAGACTCAAAATCACCAATTTGCCAGGTATGTTGGGCAAAGTGACATCCTTAATTGGTGAAATCGGCGGAGATATAGGGGCGATAGATATCCACGGCTTTGAAAACGATGCCATCATCCGCGATATCACGGTCAAAGTCCGTGATGCCAGCCATGGCGAAAAATTAGTACAAGACCTTAAGAACATAAAAGGTATCGAAATCGTCAACGTCTCAGACAGAACCTTTTTGATGCACCTTGGTGGCAAAATCACAGTAACAAATAAAGTGCCACTCAAGACTCGCGATGACCTCTCCATGGCTTATACACCTGGTGTAGCAAGAGTTTGTATGGCTATTCATAATGAGCCCGAAAACGTCTATAAACTGACTATCAAGCGCAATACTGTGGCAGTTGTATCCGATGGCACAGCAGTCTTAGGACTGGGTAATATCGGACCGGAAGCAGCGCTTCCTGTGATGGAAGGCAAGGCCATGCTCTTTAAGGAGTTTGGCAAAATCGATGCCTTTCCTATCTGTCTAGCCACTCAAGACACCGAAGAAATCATCAAAGCCTGCAAATATATTGCCCCTGTATTTGGTGGCATAAATCTAGAGGATATTTCAGCACCACGCTGTTTTGAAATCGAAGAAAGACTAAAAAAAGAACTGGATATTCCAGTATTTCATGATGACCAGCACGGTACGGCTGTCGTGGTCCTGGCAGCACTGATAAACGCCACCAAAATAGTCAAAAAAGAAATGGCTAACCTCAAAGTAATAGTTAGCGGTGTAGGCGCGGCTGGTGTGGCATGCTCCAAAATTTTGATCAATGCCGGCGTCAAAAATATTATTGGTTTTGACCGCACTGGCGCTATCTACAAAGGCCGCGACAATATGAACTTTATGAAAGACTGGTTTGCCGAGCATACCAATCCCACAGGGTTCAAAGGTTCAATAGAAGATGCCCTGGAAGGTGCTGACCTCTATATGGGCTTATCCGGTCCAGGCACAATACAAGCGATTTCACTCAAAAAGATGGCTAAAGATGCCATTGTCTTTGCCATGGCTAACCCGGTACCTGAGGTGATGCCAGAAGAAGCAGCTCCTTATGTGCGGATTATGGCCACTGGACGCTCTGACTATCCAAACCAGATTAACAACGTCCTTTGCTTCCCCGGTATCTTTAGAGGTGCCCTCGATTGCCATGCTAGAGACATCAACGAAGAGATGAAACTGGCAGCAGCCTATGCCATCGCCTCCTGTGTTGCCGACTCTGAGCTAAACGAGGATTACATCATCCCTGGTGTATTTAATCCGACAGTGGCCCAAAAGGTAGCCGAGGCAGTCACCGAAGCCGCCATGAAGACCGGAGTAGCTCGCCGCTATAAGAGTGACGAATACAATCAATAA
- a CDS encoding dTDP-4-dehydrorhamnose 3,5-epimerase family protein, protein MIDGVVIKKLRQIVDERGKIMHMMRADDPLFSGFGEIYFSQVYPGVVKGWHIHSIMTLNYAVVTGTIKLVLFDEREGSPTKGVVQEIFMGEGDYKLVQVPPNVWNGFKGVGTTPSLVANLASHVDQVDEIKRLSPDKNPIPYDWALVNK, encoded by the coding sequence ATGATTGATGGTGTTGTAATTAAAAAGCTCAGACAGATTGTCGATGAGCGCGGCAAAATCATGCATATGATGAGGGCTGATGACCCGCTCTTTAGTGGCTTTGGCGAGATTTATTTCAGTCAAGTCTATCCTGGCGTAGTCAAAGGTTGGCATATTCACAGCATCATGACTCTTAACTATGCTGTGGTTACAGGCACTATTAAACTTGTGCTCTTTGATGAACGCGAAGGCTCTCCCACAAAAGGAGTGGTCCAGGAAATCTTTATGGGTGAAGGTGACTACAAGCTTGTCCAGGTGCCACCCAATGTTTGGAATGGTTTTAAGGGTGTCGGTACCACACCATCTCTGGTGGCAAATCTGGCCAGTCACGTAGATCAAGTCGATGAGATTAAACGTCTCAGCCCTGACAAAAATCCTATCCCTTATGATTGGGCTTTAGTCAACAAATGA
- a CDS encoding CHAT domain-containing protein, whose protein sequence is MIAQSSTNIKAPEAVSPKSAPAPKPDLIAMAPAMPGPNGVMRSVEVVPRVSGYVLDSTISDVSAKAPDIKEIKELVKQSKSYVVEYFVTGPRLYIFVIDPTGEIKAAKPVEINRTELTQKVVNAYQAIITPPKDLSDLKASNERRQKYLTDLHTILIDPIQSLLPKDPEQVVTIVPHDALYKVPFAALTAKDGKLLIEDHTLAVIPAVGVFRATHQLLDQANTSNALLAFGNPTLKQVGGLGALPFAEREVKKISDLFGAANSTVRVKDDASGVALRDLAPKAAIIHLATHGLIDEERPMDSAVLLAASGSDDGILSVRDILKMPPLKAKLITLSACQTGRGKISGDGVAGLSRAFILAGTPSVLVSLWNVDDVMTEYQMGAFYQSYLAGNNKAKALREAQIKTLNFMEKGLAATPPGALKVRANPRYWSAFQLVGEYR, encoded by the coding sequence TTGATTGCCCAGAGTAGCACTAACATAAAGGCACCAGAGGCAGTATCGCCCAAGAGTGCCCCTGCGCCAAAGCCTGATCTAATTGCTATGGCTCCAGCAATGCCTGGACCAAATGGTGTGATGCGCTCAGTCGAAGTCGTACCTCGCGTATCTGGCTACGTGCTGGATTCTACTATCAGTGATGTCTCGGCAAAAGCACCAGACATAAAAGAGATAAAAGAACTCGTTAAACAGTCCAAAAGCTATGTCGTGGAGTATTTTGTCACTGGTCCGCGCCTGTACATCTTTGTCATAGATCCCACTGGTGAGATCAAAGCTGCTAAGCCTGTGGAGATAAACAGAACTGAATTGACTCAAAAGGTAGTCAATGCCTATCAAGCTATCATCACTCCACCAAAGGATTTGAGCGATCTAAAGGCATCTAACGAGCGTCGCCAAAAATATCTAACTGATTTACATACCATCCTGATTGACCCAATTCAGTCACTATTGCCAAAAGATCCTGAGCAAGTGGTGACCATCGTCCCCCATGATGCTTTGTATAAAGTCCCTTTTGCTGCGCTCACAGCTAAAGACGGTAAGCTCCTCATTGAGGACCATACTCTGGCTGTAATCCCAGCTGTGGGTGTGTTTAGAGCAACCCATCAGCTATTGGATCAAGCCAACACAAGCAATGCCCTGCTCGCTTTTGGTAATCCTACTCTCAAGCAAGTTGGTGGTCTTGGCGCCTTACCCTTTGCTGAGCGCGAGGTCAAAAAAATCTCCGATCTCTTTGGTGCAGCTAATAGCACTGTACGTGTCAAAGATGATGCTAGTGGTGTAGCCCTCAGAGATCTTGCACCTAAGGCAGCCATCATCCACCTGGCTACTCACGGTCTAATCGACGAAGAGCGTCCTATGGACTCTGCAGTCCTGCTTGCTGCCTCGGGTAGTGATGATGGTATCCTCTCTGTGCGCGACATCCTCAAGATGCCCCCGCTCAAAGCCAAGCTCATAACCCTGTCTGCCTGTCAGACTGGACGCGGCAAAATCAGTGGAGACGGTGTGGCTGGACTATCCAGAGCCTTTATCCTGGCTGGTACGCCGTCAGTACTGGTGAGCTTGTGGAACGTCGACGATGTGATGACTGAGTATCAAATGGGTGCCTTTTATCAGAGCTATCTAGCTGGCAACAACAAAGCCAAAGCCCTCAGAGAAGCTCAGATTAAGACTCTTAACTTTATGGAAAAAGGGCTGGCTGCCACACCACCGGGCGCTCTCAAGGTGCGTGCTAATCCTCGTTACTGGTCGGCCTTCCAGCTTGTCGGTGAGTACCGCTAA